Genomic DNA from Hymenobacter jejuensis:
AGGAGATTGCCATGACGGTCGATGCGCAATTCAAAACGCTGTCAAACGGCTTGCTGATCTCATCTAAAAAGAACTCCGACGGTACGCGTACCGATATCTGGAAACAAACGCTGCCGGCCGCACCCTACCTGACCATGATGGCAGTAGGAGATTTTGCCGTGATCAGCGACACGTGGCGTGGCAAACCCGTGGAGTATTATGTGTCACCCAAGTTTCAAAGTACCGCCAAAGAGGTTTTTGGTCGTACGCCGGAAATGATGGAATTTTTCTCCAAGAAACTGGGGGTTGATTTCCTATGGGAGAAATATGCTCAAGTGGCTGTCTACGATTTCGTGTCAGGTGCCATGGAGAACACAACGGCGGTTACGATCAGGCAGGAGGAAACTCAGCTGGATCGGCGCCAGCTCTTGGACCGGAACGCCGATGATGTGATTGCGCACGAGCTGTTTCACCATTGGTTCGGCGATTATGTAACCAGCGAATCGTGGTCGAACCTGCCTCTTAACGAAGCTTTCGCCGACTATTCCGAATACTTATGGGCGGAGCACAAGTACGGCCCAGATGCTGCGGCTTTCATTCAGCAGCAAAAGCTAGGGCAATATCTCGATGAGGCACAAAGCAAGCGGGAGCCGCTTGTCCGCTACCAGTACACCGACCGTGAGGACATGTTCGACGCGCATTCCTACCAGAAAGGTGGCCGCGTCCTGCACATGTTGCGCAAATACGTCGGCGACGAGGCATTCTTCACGGCCCTGAATCGTTACCTAACCCAAAACAAATTTTCGGCTGGAGAAATTGCCGAACTCCGCATGGCCTTTGAAGATGTCACGGGGGAGGATCTGATGTGGTTCTTCGATCAGTGGTTTCTGAAACGAGGGCATCCTGAGTTGCGCATCACGCATTCGTATACCAACGGCCAAGTAGCCTTGCGAGTGAAGCAAGTACAAGATTCTATCTTTTCGCCGATCTACCGTTTGCCAATTACGGTTACCACCTGGGTTAACAATCAGCCCACCGAGCACCGAATACTGGTCACGAAAGCAGACCAGACTTTTTCTATTGTTGCAACTCAACGGCCCAACTTGGTGAAGTTTGATGCAGAGGCGCAATTGTTAGCCGATGTTGAAGAAGAACGTACTCAAGAGGAACTACTTTATCAATATTACCATGCCCGTAACTGCCTGCAGAAGTATGAGGCTATTAATCTGTTACACAACAAGATAGCGGATTTGGCTGTCAGCAGTATGATGCGTAATGCGCTGGCGGACGAGTTCTGGGGAGTACGCCAAGCTGCCCTTCAGTCTCTGCGCAGGTACAAAGGCCCGGAAGGTAATGCCGTTCGGAAAGACATCCAGCGCTTGGCTGTTGAAGACAAAAAGAGCCAAGTCCGGGCCACTGCTTTAACTACTCTCTCTTCGTTTCAAAACGAAGACTTTGGCAGTGCATACACAGCAGCCTTAAGCGACAGCTCTTATTTAGTTCTCGGCTCAGCTATCGATGCACTTGCAAAAGCGCCAACGGTCGCTTCAAGAGAGCGGATAAGTGCGTTACAAACGACTAATAATCCCACCCTTTTAGTAGCACTATCAAACTACTACAGCCTGAATGGTACTGCGGATCAATATGATTGGTTTATCCGGCGTGTGAATGACGTAAGTGAGGATGATCTATACACGTACCTGCAAAACTTTGGCACCTTGATGCTACGAATGCCTCCTATCGAGCGCGAGAAAGGAATTCAGCGGCTCGAAATCCTAGCCCGTACCCATCCGCGTTACGAGGCACGGCTTGGTGCTTACAAAGGTCTTAGCTTGCTAACCGCAAGCACTCCAACTCTAAAAGCCACTTTGCAAGACATCAAAGCGAAGGAAAAAGACCAACGGTTGACTTCAATCTATAGCCTTCTACAATAAGTAGGCTCTTAAATGTCTTTTTTATAAATGAATACTTAGTAGGGTTTAATAGCAAAGCTGCTGATTAAGAGGCTTTAACCTGTTGTGAGGCTGTGAAGAGCCAAAAAATGTTAGAACCTTTTTGATTGTGAGCTTGACTTGCATTAGAAACCCCTTAATTTTGCAACTCCTTTCGCCACCCACCCACTTATTTGGGGACAGTGATTAAAGGAAATTCTTTTGGCAAACGGCCAAAAAACAAAGCGGGGGGGTTCCAGAGCGGCCAAATGGGACAGACTGTAACTC
This window encodes:
- a CDS encoding M1 family metallopeptidase gives rise to the protein MKYSVLGILSLVLTCHLAAPAQAVKSGKKTPDKPAHKKTLTATLPVSEPASAAVIVPSWLPPTAPTQPSATIVTDLLDTKLDVRFDWAKQWLFGTATITARPHFYPQNQLVLDARGFDVKSVRVLTGNKEKNLTYTYDKRKLSITLDRQYTRTEPYQLRITYIAKPNELQTGGSAAITSDKGLYFINPLGTDKKKPKQLWTQGETEANSAWFPTIDKPNQRMTQEIAMTVDAQFKTLSNGLLISSKKNSDGTRTDIWKQTLPAAPYLTMMAVGDFAVISDTWRGKPVEYYVSPKFQSTAKEVFGRTPEMMEFFSKKLGVDFLWEKYAQVAVYDFVSGAMENTTAVTIRQEETQLDRRQLLDRNADDVIAHELFHHWFGDYVTSESWSNLPLNEAFADYSEYLWAEHKYGPDAAAFIQQQKLGQYLDEAQSKREPLVRYQYTDREDMFDAHSYQKGGRVLHMLRKYVGDEAFFTALNRYLTQNKFSAGEIAELRMAFEDVTGEDLMWFFDQWFLKRGHPELRITHSYTNGQVALRVKQVQDSIFSPIYRLPITVTTWVNNQPTEHRILVTKADQTFSIVATQRPNLVKFDAEAQLLADVEEERTQEELLYQYYHARNCLQKYEAINLLHNKIADLAVSSMMRNALADEFWGVRQAALQSLRRYKGPEGNAVRKDIQRLAVEDKKSQVRATALTTLSSFQNEDFGSAYTAALSDSSYLVLGSAIDALAKAPTVASRERISALQTTNNPTLLVALSNYYSLNGTADQYDWFIRRVNDVSEDDLYTYLQNFGTLMLRMPPIEREKGIQRLEILARTHPRYEARLGAYKGLSLLTASTPTLKATLQDIKAKEKDQRLTSIYSLLQ